From Glycine soja cultivar W05 chromosome 4, ASM419377v2, whole genome shotgun sequence, the proteins below share one genomic window:
- the LOC114409377 gene encoding 21 kDa protein-like, whose product MTTISNCSLLFLFLFLSTLHIASTLSTPTNFIKSSCSTTQYPALCIQSLSVYASTIQQDPHELVQTALSLSLNHTEATKTFVAKCNKFRGLKPREYAALKDCAEEISDSVDRLSRSLKELKLCKVKGEDFTWHISNVETWVSSALTDESTCGDGFAGKALNGKIKEAIRARMVNVAQVTSNALSLINQYAAQH is encoded by the coding sequence ATGACAACAATATCAAATTGCTcccttctcttcctcttcctcttcctctccaCCCTCCACATAGCTTCCACCCTCTCAACCCCCACCAACTTCATCAAGTCCTCCTGCAGCACCACCCAGTACCCAGCCCTCTGCATCCAGTCCCTCTCCGTCTACGCCTCCACCATCCAGCAAGACCCCCACGAGCTCGTCCAGACAgccctctccctctccctcaacCACACCGAGGCCACCAAAACCTTCGTCGCAAAATGCAACAAATTCAGAGGCCTCAAACCGAGAGAATACGCTGCCTTGAAGGACTGCGCTGAAGAAATCAGTGACAGCGTCGACCGGCTCAGCCGGTCGCTGAAGGAACTCAAATTGTGTAAGGTGAAGGGTGAGGACTTCACGTGGCACATCAGCAACGTTGAGACGTGGGTGAGTTCGGCTTTGACCGATGAGAGCACTTGCGGCGATGGGTTCGCCGGGAAGGCGCTGAATGGGAAGATTAAGGAGGCGATTAGGGCTAGAATGGTCAATGTTGCTCAGGTTACTAGCAATGCTCTCTCGCTTATTAATCAGTATGCTGCACAACACTAG